TTGGAGATACATCAAAGGCAGGCTGTTGCAAAGCAAATCAATTGGCAAAAATGAAAACACCATTAACAATGGGATAAAAGTGCgcagctggaggtacacagcaggccgggcagcagaggagcaggaaagctggcgtttcaggtcaggaccctccttcagaaacaaCAGGAGCTGTTGACACCTTTGGGTCTGTCACTTTTAAATGCTTCCAGAATTACAGCAACTTTGGCCAGATAGGCTTTGTGGAAATATTGATTTAAGTATCTGTCTAAGCTTCTTTAAATAATTATTCATGGCACCAGTCCACGTACAAGTCTGGATTGGTTAAAAATTGATGAAGGAGAAATTGCAtacaaatttgaatttaaaaaaactagtGGCATTTAAAGTGGAGAACACAATGTAGGAACAGCCATATGTAGGAAAGAAAATCGGCAAGCGTTTGGACACATTTGAACAAAAGATTCATTAGAGTGAAACATTTTCAAGGAACCCAAAAATCAATTGCTCTCCATCAGAGGAAACATGGGCTAGCTATCCAAACGAAAAGCCAAAGTAAAGAATGAAAAGATACAAGAACAGGGTGTCTACGTAACCTTTCAGTCTGTTAGTCACCAGTATGATGACATCCCAAAGGCACTTCACAAGAATAATCAAACAACACAATAGTAGGCTACGTACGAGATCAGgcgaattaaaataaaacacttggTAAAAGACATTTTAAGGGTCATCTTGAAAGGAGGAAAGGGTCTCAAGCAAGGAATTGCAGAGTTTAGGGtccactgctttaaaaaaaagcctaATAGCTTTGGTGTGATTTAATAAAACGGAAAAGATTTGGACGCAGATTTGAGAGTCAGAGAGCCATAGATCATCACATTCTAAAGAAAGcaccttttaaaatatttaaataaaaaggtGAATCTATCAGTGCCAGGCTTTTCCATTTGTGTTTTCTAGGTTACCACCCTTGGCTCAGTCCACTTCCCAACATAACTTAGCATATTTATAGAGTAAAATGTTTCAAGGTACTTCACAGGAACTTAAAACCAAGAAACTTGTGGGAAAAGCCACAAGAGATGGGACAAAAGGACACAAATCAAAAGGCCAAAgatataggacatagaacatagaagaatacagcgcagaacaggccctttggccctcgatgttgtgccaaactgtgaactaatctaagcccctcccgctacactatcccatcattatccatatgtttatccaaaggactgtttaaatgcccctaatgtggctgagttaactacattggcaggcagggtgttccacgcccttaccactctctgagtaaagaacctgcctctgacatctgtcttaaatctatcacccctcaatttgtagctatgcccccttgtacaagctgaaatcatcatccctggaaaaaaaaactctcactgtccaccctatctaatcctctgatcatcttgtatgtctctattcatcagccatgatttaaatggcggaaggacttgatgggccaaatggccttacttccactcctatgtcttatggtcttattaaatcccctcagcctccctctctccaatgagaacagacccaagtccctcagcttttcttcatagggtctgcgctccagaccaggcaacatcctagtaaatctcctctgcaccttttccaatgcttccacatccttcctgtaatggggcaaccagaactgcacgcaatattccaaatgagggcGCACTAGcgctttgtacagttgcaacatgacatcactgctccggaactcaaaccctctaccaataaaacctaacacaccgaaagccttcttaacagcattatcaacctgggtggcaactttcagggatctatgtacatggacaccaagatccctctgcacatccacacttccaagaatctttccattgacccggtattttgccttcctattattcctcccaaagtgaatcaccttaaactccatttgccacctttcagcccaattctgcagtttatccaagtcttcctgcaacctgcaacattcttccacactgtccaccactccaccgactttagagtcatccacaaacttactaacccatccacctatgcctgcatccaagtcatttataaaaatgacaaacagcagtggtcccaaaacagatccttgaggcacactgctAGTGaactgactccaggctgaatattttccatcaaccactacttgttgccttcttacagaaaaccagtttctaatccaaactgctaaatctctctCAATCCTGTgcatctgtattttctccaatagcctaccatgtggaaccttatcaaaggctttactgaagtccacgtacaccacgtcaactgcccttccctcatccacatgcttggtcaccttctcaaaaaactcaatgaggtttgagagacacaacctgcccttgacgaatccaggCTGACtacctccaatcaaattgttgcttgctggatgattataaatcctatctcttataatcctttccaaaaaacttttcctacaacagacgtaaggctcacaggtgtgtaattacctgggtcatccctactgcccttcttgaacaagggcacaacatttgcaatcctccagtcctctcgTACTAAAcgtgtagacaatgaggactcaaagatcaaggccaaaggctccgccacctcctccctaacttcctagacaatcctcggaaaaatcccatctggcccaggggatttatctaccttcacaccttctagaattgataacacctcctccttactaaccttaatcctttcaattctagtagcccgtaactcagtcatctcctctataatattctcctgttcctcagtgaaaacaatgTTTCCAAAACAGGAATGCAGTTATCAAAGAATTGTAGGGATGAAAGATGTGACAGAAATGGAGATTGGATGCAGCAGTGTGGGCAAcataaggattttaaaaaaagtatcagTGTTTCAGAAGCCATTGTAGTACACCACAAATTCAACTCACGTCTAACACAAATGTATTAAAACAAGTTCCAAAACCTCTTCCTTGTACCGCTTCCTCTCTCAGTAAAGTACCTGGGGGAGAAAAGTCCTACAGACACCAGCAGTTTGCTGGTTCCACAGCTTAAATAACTACATTTGTTTTGTGGCAAAGCTTTATATTTTCGCACGACCAGGAAAGCACACGAGGCTACTGAAACATTAATAAAGTAAAGCCCGAAAAGGGTAATGCTCACTTGAAAAAAAGTGAAGGGGGGAGTGAAAGGAAAGAAGGAAGGGACCAAAATCAAGAGAGTTGGAGGGGGAAAATAAAGCACTCCATTCTCTGCCATGCCCATCTCTTACTAAAGGCAGAGAACATTGGTGGACACCGCATGCTCCCTCACCAATGATACCCGGACTCAAAATGTACCTGCAGAAGAGGGGCAGGCAGTCAACAGAGACAACTCCCTGGACCTGTCTAGATTCTGTATTGTATTATCTAATGAAGGAAAAGTTAATCAATGATTAGATTAAATCTTGTCCTCAAGTAGTATTTGAAGAAACAAATGGTGAGTATCGCATACTAAAGAAGAATAAAAGCTTAGAccaagataaaatgtgaagctggatgaacacagcaggctaagcagcatctcaggagcacaaaagctgatgtttcgggcctagacccttcatcagagctctctgatgaagggtctaggcccgaaacgtcagcctttgcgctcctgagatgctgcttggcctgctgtgttcatccagctacacactttattatcttggattctccagcatcggcagttcccattatcacaaaagaTTAGACCAATTGGGATTGCAGACACCATTAAGGAGTTCTCGGTTTAATTGTTCTTGGCTCCAGTTATTTTATAATTGATGTCAGGAAGTGACATTGAAGCATTTACATTAGGTTTTAAAGCTCATGCTGACAGTCTCTTGGCAATCTTAAAAGAAGTCACGACTTTTATTCCTGTCAGATTGATACAtcaagttgggggagagagagaagtggatTCTAAACTAAAAAGAGGTGAATTTTGACATCAGTAATGGTAAACACTTAAGGTGGGTGGTATTTGTTCATGAGCAACAACAAACCCATAGATAAAAGCAGAAAGCCACAGTAGGCGACAGCAGCTGTACTGCAGTTAAGCAGAGAAATGTCAATTTACTTCCTGCTGTCAGCCCCGTGGGAACACTTCCCTTTCCAGATCTACCACAATGTCTTACACATTTCTCACAATATATGCCTTTACATTTATACGTTCCTTCTAACTAATATAGCAGAGGTCACCAATCATTCTCTAGACAGAAGTACTTGTTATTGGTGAAAAATATTACAGCTTACAAAAACATGgaaaaatataaattgaaaaagGGTGTTGCAGTTGAAttacaaaaatctgaaatttaaaatgatgGGAAACTGGCCTCCTGTCCACTCAATAGCTCAGCACCTGCTCTCTGGGTCACTCAGAAACACCTTCAGACTCTCTGGACTTGGCTTCCCCCAGCAGCCTCTCCAGCTGTTGGTGTCAGCAGTGattccactcttccttcactatTTGGCTTCTTCTTCCTGCCTGACTATCCGTCTTACTGCCCACCTTTCGATGCTGGCCAGTTTTGGAAAACTAGTTAACTGTTACGTGGCAGGGAGTTAATATGACTAATTCTGTAATTTATTGGTTATTTTCCAACTTTAGTGCAAGCTAATCATTGACAGAAAGTAAGCTCTTTGCAATCAACATATTGTCAACCCCTGCAATATAGGTTTCCTTTATCTTTCCTGTGCACATCTCCAATGGAAATTCCTATTTACATTCTGGTTAACAAACTAGAGTGAAGTTATCCTTCACATTGTTCCCAAGCCTACTAAACACACTGTTCAAATTCAACCAGGTGGAACTAGCACTGCTCTTCTCCCAGTTTGAACGGTGACCTTACCTACAGAAAGATGAGCTTTTAACAGGTAAACTTACTTTGCTTGCAAAGGGGCACAACAGCAGAGATCTTGCACATAGCTTTACTTTGTGAAGAAGTGCAGCAGGAGTTTCCGTGCTTGCAACCCGAGTTGGTAGAGTTTGGGAGTTCAATAATGGGTTTTAGACAAAGAAACACTCCAGAGATGGGTATTGGACCTTTCAGTTCAATCTGGGTTCATGGGGGTACATGTATGGGGAGGGGAGAGCATGAGCACATGAGAAAGAGTTTAAGGGTGTTCCTTCCTTGGAGCAAATGGTGTGGAGAGGCGATCTTTTTGTCGTTATAGAAGACATTGCTGTTGGCTTCATAGCCATCACCTTTGAGAGCCAAATTGTTTTTAGGTTCGTTCAGATCATAAATATCTATCACTGATGATAACACATTTGGCTTACCAAGTGTTTTAGACAGCAGATACAGAGAAGCCATTTCCTCTGGTAAAACGATGGTACCTCAAAAATCCACAGATTTACAGTGACCAAAgctttggggtggggtgtgtgggagtCTCCCTAATtcttctctctccccactcctcccaaGAAAATTAAGATCTGCATTATGGATTTAGATTCcacaggaattttaaaaaaacaattggcTCTGGACTTGAAGATTTACCTagaatttcttttaatttttgcaTTAGCCCAATGAACCGCAAGGCCTTTTTAAAGTGTAAGGTTCTGATATCTAGAAATACACTCTGTTAATAAAGGATAATGTCAAAAGTCAATTTCTGGAtaaaacagaactgcacacattttGCTATTGGTTATTTATTGATTGCAAGTGTTCAATGCTGTTGAAAACatgaaaataaagcaaaagcaGAGCTCTGAAAGAATTGTTTCAACAACTATACAATTGGAATGTACCACCAACTTGTTAAGCTTTCTGATGTTGTGCAAAAACTAAAACCAACAGTGTTCACTGTTTTGAGTTTAGTTTCTTTTTGATTATTATAAGCTCTCGTGCAATGTCCAgcaaatgtctttaaaaaaagaaagaaatccaGCAATGTAACAAACCAGGAATTAAGAAACAGGCTCAATATGTGCCTGCTCATTTTAATCATACATGATCCAGAACTAGTTAACTCATCACAAGTAGaatcttcaaaataaaactgaCTACTGAACAGATTTCCTTTCTCCCTATTCCCAAGAAAATCACTGCAACAACCCACCTCAATGAATTTTCTACTCCAGAATTGGACCATTTCAGTACCTTTGTTTAATAAAAAGTGCACACACCTATCCATCCAAACAGGTTTCCACAAGGTTAAACGGCTATAATTAAAAACTCCAGGTTTGTGTGCTATCAGCACCCTCTGCTGGATGGCCAGGCAATGATGCTGCCAGATTGCCAAAGGTAATGCGTAGTGCCATGAATGAAACAGAGGTACATCGAAAGCAAATTTTTGATGATGCACAAATAATTTCCAACTATTTTCCAGTTAGTTCTCATATGTACAGTATACATAGCTGGACGGTGGGATACAATTTAAAAAGAACTGGATTGGCACAGGAAATGAACAAAGTTAGAATCTTCCAAGCTTTTCCCACAGATATCACTAACTTAGTAACTAGATTTCTAAAAAGTAGCAGAATGGAACTAAGAATTACATCACCTCAACACAGTCCTTGCAATACAAATTGCGACTGAAACTTGGACAAGTCTAACCCTAGAATGCAGCACGTATGACAAGTGTGAAAAAATAAATGCTACTTTGCCTGTTGCctccacaccccatcccccagGTCTTTACATTCATTCTGCAAATGAAAAGGTCGATAAGGCCCCTAAGAATTTGGTCTCCCATGCTATAATCAGTAAATGGTGCTCCAAGCTTGTTTTAACTTATGACCTAGGTATGTTATTAGCATTTGTTGGTATAATTCTGCTGTAGCTGACAGAGCATTTCCTTTATTTGCCATCTGCCTGCTGAAGCAAATGATGGGGTGTATCATTAATATCATATCAAAAGCTGTTGACTAGTATATTTTCAGAGTCATTACCACCTGTCTAGCAAGCGCAATGTCTAATTTACATCCCAGTTAACTTCCAACTGCAATCAATGCTCTTGCGTTTTCGTGCCTGATCACAATCATGATGGCAAAACAAGACCTCTATTCTTAAAATAGGGTAATTACCAGTTTCAAACATTTTATCTGACAAGAAATCCACACCAGCCTTGTTCTCTGAACTCCTCTCCAATAAGCACACTTTTGGACTTCCCCGCACTTGGTTAGTGTGCTGTGACTGCTCAACCCTTGAACTAGCAGCAGCCTTTTCATTCTTCACTTTCCTTTTCTGCAAAATTCCTGGAAGCCTCAAATTCCTCCTTTTTCTCCTCGCTTGCTTCTGGTGACTTTATGTTGCTGTCATTAGACTTTGCACAGGTCATTAATCGGCTACGACTCCGTGCTCCTGGCTGGTACAGCTGCATAGTTGGACGGTCctgtaaaacattaaaaaaaaaattaactcaaAACCCTCAAACTCAATAACGCAATATCCACCAACTCAAAACACACTTCTGAAAGGTGGATTAGATGTTATCACATTTCCATATgaaaaaatgcattttctttattaaggacatcagagataatgcaatacaattctaaaaacaaaacgcacaatctgatgaagggtctaggcccgaaacgtcagcttttgtactcctgagatgctgcttggcctgctgtgttcatccagcctcacattttattatcttggaattctccagcatctgcagttcccattatctctgcacaatTTGTATGTTCGTTTCAGAGTAATGCTGTCAAAACGTCAATCTTCAATAGTTGAAAGTGGAACAACTATGCTGGATAGACTCAGAGGTTTCGTGGCAAATCTTTGAAGGCAtttcttaatttttaaataaataaaatgtatatCACACTGCTTGGTTCCAATACTATAGGACTCTGATAAAAACTTAGCATTATTAAAACTGACAAATTACTCAAATATTTTAACAGGAATGCTTATACAGACAAGCTGCTGAGATTGTATTGAAGATTTACTTTTACCACATTGTTAGGAGCAGGTTTTCATGTAATTAATTAgcaattttaattaatttaagtCCATTTATTTGCTAAATTTTATTTCTATGATTGCTATGTACAACAATGAAGAGAATACCTATAAGCAAATAAACAAAATTTGTGTTATGATGTGATGAAATGACTCAGATGGAGCTGCACTACCAAGAGGGCTGATGGCTGAGTATTTTGTTACATTTGCAAACATGTTTTGAATAGCAGTAGAAGGTAGTGTTGATACATTAATACCCCTTGTTCTATTATAAGACTAGATGAAACGTTCTTGTACCTTGTTTCGGATTCGTTCCTTCTTTGCTGTACCGTCCTCCTTCTtctcttcttttcctttctccaACCTGTCATAACTTGATACAGCTTCTAAGCTTTCCTTCTTCCTGGTCTTCTCATTTGTTTGATCCTTTTCCTTCTTAATCTCTTCATCTTTCTTTCTAAAAGGTTTGTCTGCCTCACATCGCTCCCTTGGCTTCCACCGTTCTTCATCCTGCCGTTTCTGACGCTCCTTCTCCTTTAGTCTTCGCTCACGTTCCCGATCTTCTTTATCTCGGTAGTCTCTTCCACCATCATCTTCAACTCTGTCATGcctaaacaaacaaacaaaccaaaaagCCCCATGTTCAAAATAAAAATTTATTTTGGGACAAACTGGATGCTGCCAAATATGCTTTTAGTGACCATCACTTATTGCATTGAGGGGATGGTGCACCTTAAATCAAGGTTTTAAAACTGAGTAGCTTTCTAAAATGCATCAAGAGTCAAATAAGTGTGGCTGAAAATAAGACATTTTATTGAAGGTTTTTATTATGTACTCAGTCATCATGTCATTCACAAGAATACCATTATACCATTTgtgaataaaatataaaatactgCAAGTGGAGAGAGTAGTTggcaagaaaaaaaaacccttgacAAAAATGTGGTTATTTTCAGGAATAATAAAGTCATGAACTGTAGTCAAACAAGTCCCATGACACAGGTAGGCACATTGGATAAATATGTTTTTGTGGAAGATTTTGGTAAATTACTTGGATTTTTGCCACATTCTGGCAGTTGCCCTTCATCTTTTCCTGATGTCAACCAATAAATTAacagttttattgaattcaatttcacaacTTAGTcaatacattgagtataggagttaggatgtcatgttgcagctgtacacgatgttgttgaggccacatttagaatactgcatccaattcaaGTCGCCCTTCCTAAGAAACATGTTGTCAAACTTcagagggtgcagaaatgatttacaatgatgttgccaggattggagagtttgagttatagggagaggctgaacagactggggctttcttccctggaacatcagagggtgaagagtgaccttatagagggtttataaaatcatgaggggcatgaatagggtgaaaagccaaggtctttttcccctcGGGTGGGacagtccaaaacttgagggagaggattaagttgagaggggaaagatttaaaaaaaagggccCGAGGGTTAATGTCTTCACAGACAGCGGTGTGCTTTTAGCAGCATATTtgtagggagtggtggaggcagttacagttacaacatttaaaaaggcatcaggatgggtatatggaaAGGAGgggtttaagagagatatgggccaaattctggcaagtGGGACAGGCAGAttgggcatggacaagttggatcgaagggtctgttttcacgctgtattactctataactCCATAACTTATAATGTACTTAGTTTAAGTAGTTTAGTTATTACTTAAATTAATTTAGTTAAAGAAAACTGGTGCAAACAGTAATAGCTCTAAGCCAGATGAATGGCAGTACTAATAACGTTGCACAAGTTAATTCCCACCTGTTCCCTTTAAAAGACAGCAATTTGGATTACTAAGTCAACATAGTTCATTTTAAGCAACTTGAAAGTGCAACAACAGCTTTTGCTTTGGTGAAGGAAAAAATGTTAATACACTCATCTCCaagtcaaaaggcagtggattaAAGTGTCACTCCAAAAATCACACTGAGTACAACAAAGGCAGAGCTGTACTGTCAAAACTGCCATTATTCAGATTCAAACTGATGTCTCATTTGCACTCTTCAGTAGATGTAAAAGATCAAATAAAAGTACTGAGAATAAGAGTTGGGGAGTTTGGCCTGGTGTCCTGataaatatttattcctcagatCAATATCAGTGAAACAGCTTACATGAATATTTGTGTAATGGACCTTCCTGTGCATTAATTGACTACCTAACCTCTTACATTACAACTTAACCTCAAAATGTATCCAATTGGCTGTAAACTGCTTTGGGAGATCCTGCTGTCCAAAAAGGTAGCAACATGTATTCATGTTTATTCATTTGCAGTTCAAAATCTACTTGAAATCGTACTTTGTTGATCCAGATAAAGGTCTGGAATGTAATAAAACATTTGGCATTCTTCAACTATCACAAATAGTTGTCTCACCACAGATGGTTCAGGGAACCATCAAGACTAAAATTTCAGATGCCACTCTGCAATGCATCATAATAGCCAGGCAGAGTGGAAAGATAGAGATCTGTTTCCATAAATTCCAACAATAAAATAGTTTACACAGGAAAAGAGAAGGAAGAAAACATGTACAAGACCTGCTATACGTGCCAATCCCAAATGATcagttcacaaatgctgccacctTTCTGGGAATTGTTGCTGGACACAAGTGTGTTTAATCTAGGCTAATACTTGGGAAATtgctttgggaaaaaaaaagacattgtcaAAAGATCACCTAGGAAATGACTCAAGGTATTCTCAAAGAAAAATACTGACAGAAGTTTGGCCAGGGTTGACAGCACAGCAATTCTGAGCTCttatggaggaaaaaaaaactagttcAAGTGCCCGGGTCATAACAGTAAGCATTTGGGATGCACACTTCCTTAGAATTTGCAACGTTGTCAAGTTCCTCCTTAACTTAAATGTCCATGCAAACCACAACACCAATTCCGTATCAAAGTCAGCAGAATGGGTCAAAGTACACATCGACCACATAGGACCAAAGACCATATATGTGGTTTAATTTAGTCTCACTCACTTCTTTCCTTTATCTTCCTTGATGGAGCTCTCCAGGCGTTTACCCTGTCCAGTGAATGGTCTGTCCTctttagctctctctctctccagtttcTTCACTTTCTCCCTTGGCTTTTCTAAACTAGAGTCATCCCCTTTATCTGTCTTCTTCAGAAGCTACAAATATAAATGATGTTTGCTGTTAGGCACACagtaattttaaattaattaatttgctAGAATACTTAACATAATGTAGGGTACTTTTATCTTTGGCTCATCCTTTGATCTGTCCTTGTCTTTTTCAAATCCTTTTTCTAAAATCTTCTTTTGCTTCTCCGCTTCTCTCCTTTTCCGTCTTTCATCCTCCCTCCACTTTCTCTTTTCTTCTTCACGGAGTCGCCTCTTTTCCAACTCTCTTCTTCTCCTTTCTTCTCTTTTTTCCTCTCTTATTCTCTGGTGTAGGGACAGGGTAGGAGAAAAAAGTAAtttaaagaacaggaaataactaATGACAATTTGAATAAACAAAATTGCCTCCCCATATATAAGCTTCATAAAATAAAAGTCAAAAACAAGAAAACCATTACCTGTTTATTTTTCACATAGTCCAAAAGGGGTGTGGTTTTCTTAGCTGTTAATAGAAAAATACTATTATTTCATCTATCTGCATGCATGCAGAGAGTGATATGAATGTGTAACAACAGGGAGAGACAAATAGTATAGATACATGAAAGGGGAAGTTTATGAACTATGGAGAGAGAAGGGAATAGAAGGTTAAGCTGCAAGTGAAAATGAGAAAGGGTGGAAGCAGTGAGTGTTGTCTAATAGCACGGACTAGTTGGTCCACATGACtcttttctgtgttgtatgtaTATGTTGTATGAATGCAGAATTTGGGACAAATgactacaggtagttctcctataacatgatagttgcattcttgcatGACCTCGCGCTATAGAAAATTagtgttatagggaaatcgctatatATACAATAGAAACGTCATTTtctcatagatcacagaatcccttcagtgcagaaacaggcccttcggtccaacaagtccactgTGACCCtcaatgcatcccacccagacccaatcctcGATAAAATAGCATTCACTATTTATCAATCACTTACAGTCAATTTGTGTGAACAGAACATGTGTTATAGTTATTTCTGCTATATTCATATTACAGGTCCAATGCATCATAATTTGAAAGTATTAGTGCAAAAATGAGCTAGGTTAGGGTGGTAAGGGCACAGAATGGACTGCTGTGAACTCCATTTTCCATCACAGAGATAGCTTGGTTACACTGCTACTAATTGAGCTGGTCAAGTTCTAAAGGACATAACTATTCAACTGAGTGAGTGAACCAACTAGAAGGAAAACCCTACTTGACTACATCCTCATCAATATGCCCATGACAGGAGTAAAGCTGcactgtccttgtggagacaaagtccagaCTTTACATTGAGGCCATCCTCtatcatgctaaatgggatagatattgagcagatctagcaactcaaaactaaGCATCCACAAGTCACTATGCCATCAGCACCAGAACTTACTCACCCATAATATTCAACCGCATTACATATTTCCCCAGTTTATCATTACCATAAAGTCAAGAGATCACACTTGGTTCAATGAAAAAGTTTAGGAGGGCATACCAGAAGCAGCACAAGGCACATCTAGAAAATGAAGCTACACACGattacttgtgtgccaaacaacATCAGCAACATGCATTTGACAGGGTGAGATATGCCTACAGCCAACAGAGCAGACCCAACCTCTGTGGcattgccacatccagtcatgaatggcagcAGACAATTAAATGACAATAGGAGGAGGCTGCAAAAATCTATGATGGGAGAGCTC
The Stegostoma tigrinum isolate sSteTig4 chromosome 15, sSteTig4.hap1, whole genome shotgun sequence genome window above contains:
- the upf3b gene encoding regulator of nonsense transcripts 3B, with translation MKEDKENTKPREKKVEVKYEERAEKPEKKEKKEVLTKVVIRRLPPSLTKEQLEEQLAPLPEHDYFEFFSTNSSLFPHIFSRAYINFKNQDDIVLFRDQFDGYVFIDSKGQEYPAIVEFAPFQKIPKKKSKKKDTKVGTVEDGMDPLHFSDDPEYKKFLESYNNADDEKNSNNPETLLEEIEAKTKELAAKKTTPLLDYVKNKQRIREEKREERRRRELEKRRLREEEKRKWREDERRKRREAEKQKKILEKGFEKDKDRSKDEPKIKLLKKTDKGDDSSLEKPREKVKKLERERAKEDRPFTGQGKRLESSIKEDKGKKHDRVEDDGGRDYRDKEDRERERRLKEKERQKRQDEERWKPRERCEADKPFRKKDEEIKKEKDQTNEKTRKKESLEAVSSYDRLEKGKEEKKEDGTAKKERIRNKDRPTMQLYQPGARSRSRLMTCAKSNDSNIKSPEASEEKKEEFEASRNFAEKESEE